The proteins below are encoded in one region of Scomber japonicus isolate fScoJap1 chromosome 2, fScoJap1.pri, whole genome shotgun sequence:
- the LOC128379844 gene encoding E3 ubiquitin-protein ligase TRIM21-like — MSAASCLRSEDQFRCSICLDVFIDPVSTPCGHNFCKNCINEHWNSDDQYLCPVCKKVFNTKPELLINTLFSEMVSQFRQEAQQKASSSSSGQQAAKPGGVPCDVCTGTKLKALKSCLVCLTSYCETHLEPHLTALGMKRHQLMDPVENLEDRMCMKHDKPLELFCKTDQTCVCMLCSVLDHKTHEFVPLKEEYEGKKAELGKTEAEIQEMIQKRRLKIQEIKHSVDLSKGAADREKAEGIQVFIALMESVERSLNELIETIEEKQRTTEKQAEDFIKELEQEISELKKRSSEVEKLSHSEDHLHLLQNFPSLKAAPPTKDWTEVSVRPSSYEGTVVRAVAQLEETLSKQMKKLFEVELKRVQQYAVNVTLDPDTANPHLILSDDGKQVYCGDVTKNLPDNPERFSYCSSVFGKQSLSSGRFYFEVHVKEKTDWTLGVARESINRKVEITACPEDGFWTIWLRNGNEYEALDDPSVDLSLKSQPQKVGVFVDYEEGLVSFYDVDAAALIYSFTGCSFTEKLYPFFSPSMNNGGINSAPLIICPVNQTVLSGMFYSWKNE, encoded by the coding sequence atgtctgctgccagctgtctgagatctgaagatcagtttcggtgctccatctgtctggatgtgttcatTGATCCAGTCAGcacaccatgtggacacaacttctgcaaaaactgcatcaatgaaCACTGGAACAGTGATGACCAGTACCTGTGTCCAGTGTGTAAAAAAGTGTTCAACACAAAACCTGAACTTCTCATCAACACATTGTTCTCTGAGATGgtttctcagttcagacaggaagctcaacagaaagccagcagcagcagctcagggcaacaagctgccaaaccaggaggagttccctgtgacgtctgtactggaaccaaactgaaggccctgaagtcctgtctggtgtgtctgacctcctactgtgagactcacctggagcctcACCTGACAGCTTTAGGTatgaaaagacatcagctgatggACCCTGTGGAGAATctggaagacaggatgtgtatgaagcatgataaacctctggagctgttctgtaagaccgaccagacatgtgtctgcatgctctgctcagttttagaccacaagacacatgagtttgttcctctgaaagaagaatatgaaggaaagaaggcagagctggggaagacagaggctgaaattcaggagatgatccagaagagacgactgaagattcaagagatcaaacactcagttgacctcagtaagggagctgcagacagagagaaagcagaaggtaTTCAGGTCTTCATCGCTCTGATGGAGTCTGTTGAGAGAAgcctgaatgagctcattgagacgattgaagagaagcaaagaacaacagagaaacaggctgaagacttcatcaaagagctggaacaggaaatctctgagctgaagaagagaagctctgaggtggagaagctctcacactctgaagaccacctccacctcctccaaaacttcccgtccctgaaagctgctccacccaccaaagactggacagaggtcAGCGTCCGTCCATCATCATATGAGGGGACTGTGGTGagagctgtggctcagctggaggagacgctcagtaaacagatgaagaagctgTTTGAAGttgagctgaagagagtccagcagtatgcagtgaatgtgactcttgatcctgatacagcaaATCCTcatctcatcctgtctgatgatgggaaacaagttTACTGTGGTGATGTGACGAAGAATCTCCCAGACAACCCAGAGAGATTTTCTTATTGTTCCAGTGTGTTCGGAAAGCAGAGCttgtcttcaggcagattttactttgaggttcatgttaaagagaagactgactggactttaggagtggccagagagtcgatCAACAGGAAGGTAGAAATTACAGCGTGTCCTgaggatggtttctggactatatggttgagaaatggaaatgagtatGAAGCTCTTGATGATCCTTCAGTCgatctctctctgaagtctcagcctcagaaggtgggggtgtttgtggattatgaggagggtctggtctccttttatgacgtagatgctgcagctcttatctactcctttactggctgctccttcactgagaaactctacccattCTTCAGTCCCTCTATGAATAATGGTGGTATAAACTCTgcccctctgatcatctgtcctgtcaatcaaactgtccTGAGTGGGATGTTTTACAGctggaaaaatgaatga
- the LOC128379855 gene encoding E3 ubiquitin-protein ligase TRIM21-like, which yields MSAARCLRSEDQFRCSICLDVFIDPVSTPCGHNFCKNCINEHWNSNDQYLCPLCKKVFYTKPELRINTLLSEVVSQFRQEAQQKASSSSSGQQAAKPGGVPCDVCTGTKLKALKSCLVCLTSYCETHLEPHLTKSGLKRHQLMDPVENLEDRMCMKHDKPLELFCKTDQTCVCMLCSVLDHKTHKFVPLKEEYEGKKAELGKTEAEIQEMIQKRRLKIQEIKHSVDLSKEAADRQTAEGVQVFTTLMESVERSLNELIETIEEKQRTTEKQAEDFIKELEQEISELKKRSSEVEKLSHSEDHLHLLQNFPSLKAAPPTKDWTEVSVNPPSYEGTVVRAVAQLEETLSKQMKKLFEVELKRVQQFAVDVTLDPDTANPNLILSDDGKQVNHSDVKKNLPDNPERFSYCPCVSGKQSLCSGRFYFEVQVKEKTDWNLGVARESINRMGQITVTPQKGYWTIGLRNGNEYKAGNNRPVRLSLKSRPQKVGVFVDYEEGLVSFYDVDAAALIYSFTGCSFTEKLYPFLSPDPNQDGKNSAPLIICPVNQTV from the coding sequence atgtctgctgccagGTGTCTGAgatctgaagatcagtttcggtgctccatctgtctggatgtgttcatTGATCCAGTCAGcacaccatgtggacacaacttctgcaaaaactgcatcaatgaacactggaacagtaatgaccagtacctgtgtccactgtgtaaAAAGGTTTTCTACACAAAACCTGAACTTCGCATCAACACATTGCTTTCTGAGGTTgtttctcagttcagacaggaagctcaacagaaagccagcagcagcagctcagggcaacaagctgccaaaccaggaggagttccctgtgacgtctgtactggaaccaaactgaaggccctgaagtcctgtctggtgtgtctgacctcctactgtgagactcacctggagcctcATCTGACAAAGTCAGGCctgaaaagacatcagctgatggaccctgtggagaacctggaagacaggatgtgtatgaagcacgataaacctctggagctgttctgtaagactgaccagacatgtgtctgcatgctctgctctgttttagacCACAAGACACATAAGTTTGTTCCTttgaaagaagaatatgaaggaaagaaggcagagctggggaagacagaggctgaaattcaagagatgatccagaagagacgactgaagattcaagagatcaaacactcagttgacctcagtaaggaagctgcagacagacagacagcagaagGTGTTCAGGTCTTCACCACTCTGATGGAGTCTGTTGAGAGAAgcctgaatgagctcattgagacaattgaagagaagcaaagaacaacagagaaacaggctgaagacttcatcaaagagctggaacaggaaatctctgagctgaagaagagaagctctgaggtggagaagctctcacactctgaagaccacctccacctcctccaaaacttcccgtccctgaaagctgctccacccaccaaagactggacagaggtcAGCGTAAATCCACCATCATATGAGGGGACTGTGGTGagagctgtggctcagctggaggagacgctcagtaaacagatgaagaagctgTTTGAAGTTGAGCTGAAGAGGGTCCAGCAGTttgcagtggatgtgactcttgatcctgatacagcaaATCCTaatctcatcctgtctgatgatgggaaacaagtaaATCATAGTGATGTGAAGAAGAATCTGCCAGACAACCCAGAAAGATTTTCTTATTGTCCCTGTGTGTCAGGAAAGCAGAGCTTGTGTTCTGGTAGATTTTATTTTGAGGTTCAAGTTAAAGAGAAGACTGACTGGAatttaggagtggccagagagtcgatCAACAGGATGGGACAAATCACAGTGACACCTCAGAAAGGTTACTGGACTATAGggttgagaaatggaaatgagtacaAGGCTGGTAATAACCGTCCAGTCcgtctctctctgaagtctcgtcctcagaaggtgggggtgtttgtggattatgaggagggtctggtctccttttatgacgtagatgctgcagctcttatctactcctttactggctgctccttcactgagaaactctacccattCTTGAGTCCTGATCCTAATCAAGATGGTAAAAACTCTGCCCCTCTGATAatctgtcctgtcaatcaaactgtctgA